One Fusarium poae strain DAOMC 252244 chromosome 4, whole genome shotgun sequence DNA window includes the following coding sequences:
- a CDS encoding hypothetical protein (SECRETED:SignalP(1-19)) — protein MRFSIALLPCLGVIAGVVGSDGPAFVPQNIDDIQKTLYRSDWADRIWKQIQGVSSCSGCQGLLLTFKNLANLGDKTFVRTLQDVCKKSKVEEADVCDGTIELQGPIIAEALRNVAIGSKTAQHFCVTFLGLCQYPAIEEWDVPLPPDRSHLERPVPSGQKPIQVVHYSDIHVDQLYTEGSNSKCNKPICCRPFTENDEPGKTDSPAGPFGEHTCDSPVSLEHSMYQAIREIVPDAAFTIFTGDIVDHSIWNTTWDYNEHQIIESYEKMDKHLGIVYGTAGNHESHPTNAYQPSSIGDASSWIYDLLAGTWSRWIGREAASKAAEIGAYSTKYPHGNLRVISLNTNLYYRGNFWLFQKRMIRDPSKQLDWLIEELHVAEKAGERVYIIGHMPLGDRNAFHDQSNYLNQIVNRYSSTIAAMFFGHTHRDHFQITYSEAPKKSFSNALLTSYVGPSLTPTSGMPSFRVYDVDPVTFAVLDATTYSADMNSPTYQTQGPVWKKYYSAKEAYGPLTNPPLTDPKAELTAAFWHNVTEVFEKDQLAFDNFMLRLSRGWKQPVCKDECRTSQICLLRAARSQDGCDVPTLGSSYHTRMEDASERDECGISVIQATFSALVAKEGVLRILQELLVGLEVKLHG, from the exons ATGCGTTTCTCAATAGCTCTGCTGCCCTGTCTTGGCGTGATAGCAGGCGTTGTCGGAAGCGACGGACCAGCCTTCGTCCCCCAAAATATTGATGATATTCAAAAGACGCTATATCGAAGCGATTGGGCGGATCGGATATGGAAGCAAATACAGGGCGTTTCGTCTTGTTCAGGATGCCAG GGTCTGTTGTTGACATTCAAAAACCTTGCGAATCTAGGCGACAAAACATTCGTGCGTACGCTTCAGGATGTTTGCAAGAAGTCAAAG GTCGAAGAGGCGGATGTCTGTGATGGGACTATTGAGCTCCAAGGACCCATCATTGCAGAAGCTTTGAGAAATGTCGCCATCGGCTCAAAAACCGCACAACACTTCTGCGTTACGTTTCTTGGCCTTTGCCAATACCCTGCTATAGAAGAGTGGGATGTTCCTCTACCACCTGATAGGTCTCACCTAGAGCGCCCAGTCCCGAGTGGGCAAAAACCTATCCAGGTCGTCCATTACTCTGATATTCACGTCGATCAGCTTTATACTGAAGGGTCGAATTCGAAATGCAACAAGCCCATATGCTGCAG GCCCTTCACAGAAAATGATGAGCCTGGAAAGACAGACTCTCCAGCTGGGCCCTTTGGCGAGCATACCTGCGACTCTCCCGTCTCTCTGGAACACAGCATGTACCAGGCCATAAGAGAGATTGTCCCAGACGCCGCTTTTACTATCTTCACCGGCGATATCGTTGATCATTCGATCTGGAACACTACATGGGATTACAATGAGCACCAGA TTATTGAATCATATGAGAAAATGGACAAGCATCTTGGTATAGTTTACGGCACAGCTGGAAACCACGAGTCTCATCCTACAAACGCCTACCAACCTAGCTCTATCGGCGACGCGTCATCTTGGATCTACGACCTGCTTGCCGGGACATGGTCTCGTTGGATTGGACGCGAAGCAGCTTCCAAAGCAGCGGAAATAGGTGCCTACTCCACCAAGTATCCTCATGGAAACCTTCGTGTCATTTCTCTCAACACAAACCTGTACTACCGAGGCAACTTTTGGTTATTTCAGAAAAGGATGATCCGCGATCCTAGTAAACAACTCGATTGGCTTATCGAAGAACTCCACGTTGCCGAGAAAGCTGGAGAGCGTGTTTATATCATCGGGCATATGCCTCTTGGTGATCGGAATGCATTCCACGACCAATCTAATTATCTGAACCAAATAGTGAACCGATATTCGTCAACTATCGCGGCCATGTTCTTTGGCCACACGCATAGAGACCActtccagatcacatataGCGAGGCCCCAAAGAAGAGCTTCAGCAATGCTCTGCTCACATCATACGTTGGCCCTTCACTTACCCCAACATCCGGCATGCCATCGTTTCGTGTTTACGATGTCGATCCTGTCACATTTGCAGTCCTCGATGCCACGACTTATAGCGCTGACATGAACTCGCCGACGTATCAAACCCAGGGCCCCGTGTGGAAGAAGTACTACTCTGCGAAGGAGGCGTACGGGCCGCTTACGAACCCGCCACTGACGGATCCTAAAGCAGAGCTTACTGCAGCATTCTGGCACAACGTCACAGAAGTATTTGAAAAGGACCAACTGGCTTTTGATAATTTCATGCTGCGTTTAAGCAGGGGTTGGAAACAGCCTGTGTGTAAAGACGAGTGCCGAACATCGCAGATCTGTTTGTTACGAGCTGCACGAAGTCAGGATGGCTGCGACGTCCCTACGCTAGGTTCTTCGTACCATACAAGAATGGAGGATGCTTCTGAGAGGGATGAATGTGGCATCTCTGTCATCCAAGCGACATTCTCTGCACTAGTAGCTAAAGAAGGTGTCTTGAGGATCCTGCAGGAGCTATTGGTAGGTTTGGAAGTCAAGTTGCACGGATGA
- the VMA1 gene encoding H(+)-transporting V1 sector ATPase subunit A: protein MLGIRPTLRARRSLLDLIRTRGEDDEDDNSSHREQGSDDQSPVSRSRSPTSSRGSSGGRFSESFSDPAPAPPANVAAAADDDPTPEAAASSSYRLHPGAAGSAAPLALVHVDVARQVPLPNSPPPPLSTSASPSLSPSSTPQPPSRPPPSSTFSPGSTSHSIRPQSPNLSISPNNQSDNAPVSPPNMAPKKAANNSSKSNEDDGYTAGKIYSISGPVVIAEDMIGVAMYELVRVGHDNLVGEVIRINGDQASIQVYEETSGVMVGDPVYRTGKPLSVELGPGLLNGIYDGIQRPLEAISKMAKSIYIPRGIAVPALDREKKWEFTPSVKVGDHLSGGDVWGSVFENSFLANHKILFPPRARGTVTKIASKGEYTVVDNILEVEFDGKKTEYPMMQSWPVRVPRPSNDKKSADQPFIVGQRVLDALFPSVQGGTVAIPGAFGCGKTVISQSVSKFSNSDVIVYVGCGERGNEMAEVLKDFPELTIEVDGRKEPIMKRTTLIANTSNMPVAAREASIYTGITVAEYFRDQGLNVAMMADSSSRWAEALRELSGRLGEMPADQGFPAYLGAKLASFYERAGRVQTLGSPEREGSVSIVGAVSPPGGDFSDPVTTATLGIVQVFWGLDKKLAQRKHFPSINTSASYSKYNNILDKYYEKNYPDFPRLRDRIKQLLSDSEELDQVVQLVGKSALSDPDKITLDIAGLIKEDFLQQNGYSDYDQFCPIWKTEWMMKLMVGFHDEAQKVIAQGQSWAKVREATSELQANLRQLKFEVPTDGQEAITKRYEEIQQKMTDKFAAVMDE, encoded by the exons ATGCTCGGTATTCGTCCTACTCTTAGAGCGAGGCGTTCCCTGTTGGATCTTATCCGCACCAGAGgcgaagacgacgaagacgacaacAGTAGCCATCGAGAGCAAGGGAGCGACGACCAAAGCCCCGTAAGCAGGTCCCGGTCCCCGACCAGCTCCAGGGGCTCCAGTGGTGGCCGTTTCAGCGAAAGCTTCAGTGATCCAGCCCCCGCGCCGCCCGCTaatgttgctgctgctgctgatgatgaCCCCACTCCCGAAGCTGCTGCATCGTCATCATATCGACTCCACCCTGGAGCTGCTGGTTCTGCTGCTCCTTTAGCGTTGGTGCATGTGGATGTAGCTCGTCAAGTGCCTCTGCCAAActctccaccaccacctctgTCTACGTCTGCGTCTCCGTCTCTGtctccatcatcaacaccTCAACCTCCATCTCGACCGCCACCTTCGTCGACCTTCTCCCCCGGTTCGACATCGCATTCTATACGGCCACAGTCGCCGAATTTATCTATCTCACCTAATAATCAATCCGATAACGCGCCAGTTTCGCCGCCCAACATGGCTCCT AAGAAGGCtgccaacaacagcagcaagtCCAACGAGGACGATGGATACACAGCTG GTAAAATCTACTCCATCTCCGG TCCTGTCGTCATTGCTGAGGACATGATTGGTGTTGCCATGTACGAGTTG GTCAGAGTAGGACACGACAACCTCGTTGGTGAGGTTATCCGAATCAATGGCGACCAGGCCTCTATTCAGGTTTACGAGGAGACAT CCGGCGTCATGGTCGGTGACCCCGTCTACCGAACCGGAAAGCCCTTGTCCGTCGAGCTCGGTCCCGGTCTGCTCAACGGTATCTACGATGGTATTCAGCGTCCCCTCGAGGCCATTTCCAAGATGGCCAAATCCATTTACATTCCCCGCGGTATCGCCGTTCCTGCCCTCGACCGTGAAAAGAAGTGGGAGTTCACACCTTCCGTCAAGGTCGGCGACCACCTCTCTGGTGGTGATGTTTGGGGTTCCGTCTTTGAGAACTCTTTCCTTGCCAACCACAAGATTCTGTTCCCTCCTCGCGCCCGAGGAACCGTTACCAAGATCGCCTCAAAGGGCGAGTACACCGTTGTCGATAACATCCTCGAGGTCGAGTTCGATGGCAAGAAGACCGAGTACCCCATGATGCAGTCCTGGCCTGTTCGAGTGCCCCGTCCTTCCAACGACAAGAAGTCTGCCGATCAGCCCTTCATTGTCGGCCAGCGAGTCCTCGACGCCCTTTTTCCCAGTGTTCAGGGTGGTACCGTCGCCATCCCCGGTGCTTTCGGTTGTGGAAAGACTGTCATTAGTCAGTCTGTGTCCAAGTTCTCCAACAGTGACGTTATTGTCTACGTTGGCTGTGGTGAGCGAGGTAACGAGATGGCTGAAGTATTGAAGGATTTCCCCGAGCTCACCATCGAGGTCGATGGCCGCAAGGAGCCCATCATGAAGCGAACCACGCTTATTGCCAACACTTCCAACATGCCCGTCGCAGCCCGAGAAGCTTCCATTTACACGGGAATTACGGTGGCTGAGTATTTCCGCGACCAGGGTCTCAACGTCGCCATGATGGCTGATTCTTCTTCCCGATGGGCTGAGGCTCTTCGAGAACTCTCAGGTCGTCTGGGAGAAATGCCTGCTGATCAGGGTTTCCCCGCTTACCTGGGTGCCAAGCTTGCCTCGTTCTACGAGCGAGCCGGTCGTGTCCAGACCCTTGGTTCTCCTGAGCGCGAGGGTAGTGTCAGTATCGTCGGTGCCGTCAGTCCCCCTGGTGGTGATTTCTCCGATCCTGTCACGACAGCTACTTTGGGTATTGTGCAGGTCTTCTGGGGTCTCGACAAGAAGCTTGCTCAGCGAAAGCATTTCCCTTCCATCAACACCTCTGCCTCTTACAGCAAGTACAACAACATTTTGGACAAGTACTATGAGAAGAACTACCCTGATTTCCCCCGACTCCGCGACCGTATCAAGCAACTCCTTTCCGACTCTGAGGAGCTCGACCAGGTCGTGCAGCTTGTCGGAAAGAGTGCTTTGTCTGATCCCGACAAAATTACTCTCGACATTGCTGGCCTGATCAAGGAGGATTTCCTCCAGCAGAACGGTTACTCAGACTATGACCAGTTCTGTCCCATCTGGAAGACCGAGTGGATGATGAAGCTTATGGTCGGCTTCCACGATGAGGCTCAGAAGGTTATTGCGCAGGGCCAGAGCTGGGCCAAGGTGCGAGAGGCTACATCTGAGCTACAGGCCAACCTACGACAGCTTAAGTTCGAGGTGCCTACCGACGGCCAGGAAGCTATCACCAAGAGA TACGAGGAGATCCAACAGAAGATGACAGACAAGTTCGCTGCTGTCATGGACGAGTAA
- a CDS encoding hypothetical protein (BUSCO:29139at5125): MNAQVSFLDGTYTLIHIPLSLYSSLLQPILRVLLPQSQGTGGLRDSPEYELQGLTSDGQHGFLNISVTPLECSVVCHTSWAQNVFEPVLKTLPRDVAKIVSVSKESYMVLSVISAGLDAGGRVMELTSPLALAGIPIFFITTYYSDFILVPTRERENVVKSLIDKGFELSDNESNFITSAANSQKQGGGLPASSPPHEGLPLNVAELQTRIFGTLKKRNVVPNLEEALELVQCSGREASQLANFTHQRPSISRHATGNGRRPSWADNVDTKLYTCIISALVSQPRFMSVTLAQDDPPSLLLDKNLLDIFGDSLVGDTDAYLIPIFLDLKSLPLEATGIVCGVAGILVQDPQIAASSELSYLSTAQAGAVILSEEQAVRAMSILKPLLSDEI, translated from the exons ATGAACGCGCAGGTATCTTTCCTT GATGGGACATACACGCTGATTCATATCCCCCTCAGCCTTTACTCGAGCCTCCTCCAGCCTATTCTTCGAGTACTGCTGCCACAGTCGCAAGGTACAGGAGGCCTGCGCGACTCACCCGAGTACGAGTTACAAGGACTTACTTCTGATGGACAGCATGGCTTTCTCAACATCAGTGTTACCCCTCTAGAGTGTTCAGTTGTCTGCCACACTTCATGGGCCCAGAATGTGTTCGAGCCAGTTCTCAAGACCCTGCCACGCGACGTTGCAAAGATCGTCTCTGTTTCCAAGGAATCCTATATGGTCCTTTCCGTTATTAGTGCTGGACTTGATGCAGGCGGCCGTGTCATGGAATTGACCTCCCCACTTGCCCTTGCTGGTAtccccatcttcttcatcactacctactacTCGGATTTTATTCTGGTACCGACAAGGGAGCGCGAGAATGTGGTCAAATCCCTTATAGACAAGGGTTTCGAGCTATCAGACAACGAATCGAACTTTATTACCTCTGCCGCGAATAGCCAAAAGCAAGGTGGTGGGCTGCCAGCATCATCCCCACCCCATGAGGGCCTCCCACTCAATGTCGCTGAGCTGCAAACACGCATTTTCGGCAcactgaagaagaggaatgTGGTCCCCAACCTCGAGGAAGCACTAGAGTTGGTGCAATGCTCTGGCCGTGAAGCGTCGCAGCTTGCAAATTTCACTCACCAGCGGCCTTCGATTAGTCGACACGCAACTGGGAACGGCCGCAGACCCAGCTGGGCAGACAACGTCGACACGAAATTGTATACATGCATTATTTCAGCACTTGTGTCACAGCCTCGATTCATGTCTGTTACTCTGGCCCAGGATGACCCACCGTCCCTGTTACTCGACAAGAACCTTCTCGACATATTTGGTGATTCGCTTGTTGGTGATACTGACGCCTACTTGATCCCAATTTTCCTCGATCTTAAGAGCCTTCCTCTTGAGGCCACTGGTATCGTATGTGGTGTCGCTGGCATACTGGTGCAGGATCCGCAGATAGCTGCTAGTTCTGAGCTGTCATATCTCTCAACTGCACAGGCAGGTGCTGTGATCCTTTCCGAGGAGCAGGCCGTCAGGGCAATGAGTATCTTAAAACCCTTATTGAGCGATGAAATCTAG